The stretch of DNA TTTCCGgcaaaattcaatacaaaCTTTCCCGAATACACTCACAGGAACTCTTTTACAAGAGttttataacaattttccaacaaatgtCGAAAAATTCACCTATGTAACTTGCAGGTAAAATGTATAGAGAAAAGCTCGTACGTCTTCAACAGTCAAACTTTCTGCTAAAATGAATTCTCCTCTGTGAAGCTCCAGTCTCGTGACTGGTTGGAATTCATCGACCTACGCACACTGCCTCACCTTTTAGCCAATGGCGACATAAGTGGCTTGCCGATGACATCATCCTGAGCCAATGGGAGTTTGGCAAAATAAGGGGAATCCACCGAAAGTCTGCGTAATAATCGTCGATTAACCGCGTAAAATTGTGGTGGGGGCTAAACGAACAAACGGACGGGAAAACACTGTtgataattttcatatatattatgattaatttcttaTCACCTTTATACTGCATTATTTAGAGATaagaatggaataaaaaatatgtgtgGCTCGTGTTTTGTGTTGCTATCCGGAGGAATAATATTTCCATGTTTTTTTGTACGTTCTGAAAAATTGCGAACAATAGAAAACGCACAAAAAGCGGTCAAGGGAAGAGATTTTGCTGAATGCTTCAAAATTAAGgaggaaaaaatagaaaatctgaTTCAACATTAAACTTCATGCTTTATGGAGTAGCTTTTTTAACGCGTAATAAGTTAGGATGTTATTACGGCCTTGGAAGGTTATAGTTGGTCTGGAGTCAATGACCTTTTGACAATATACTGGTGACACGTATAAGATACTCCTGGATGTACTGCTCTCGCTCATTacaaataatgagtgtgaagagtatatcCAAGAGTTTCTTATTCTAGGTCTCCTGAAATTTTGCTGTCTTTCCTCTGTACTTGTGATCATCAGGAATACGCGGACTTTACagtaaaattctaaaatgatAACAATATAGGCTAGCTGACCTAGATATTCCGAGATAGGCAGCATATAGAATTAACAttcaaaaaatacataaacatAAAAGCCTCTATTGGTACCAACATATTTAGTTGATATAGAATTCCGCGTTCAAAATCCGCAAACTGTTAATAACTATAGCTGCGGATACGAcgcaaacaaaatttaaaacaagaGTTCCGAGAATATAGCTCCCCtgtaaaatacttttaatacgagttttgatagtttttcatttttttgtctaattATCATCGcttcttttatatttctgAGATTATTATATTGTTTCAATCCTATCATTCCACGTTTAACGATCTCAGATCAAGATGCGAATTTTGGATGTTCTTGTCATTATTCGTTGAGTTTCACTTCCAACATCACATGTGCCAACGTGTaacctctttttttcttcttccatccAACAATCTTTTATCCTCCTCTAACTACccattattttgaaattatttcctCCCCAAAACTACTTACATCATTTTATTGTTGGACATCATTTTCGTGGTCGTCGTACagcaacaaataattttaaaatgaataatgttCTCAAACATAAACTGATTTTTACCACCGTTGTCAATAAACATTTGCCTTTTCAAATGATgcaaatgatgatttttcaacACAACTTTTTTAGCGACGACTTTCAATGCAACACCACTTTGTGATTCAACAGGGGCGACGAATTTATCAAACATATTACACTTTCTTCAAAAGGGTgtgttcaaaaatatatttaaaagtaaaattcactttaagaagaaaattactttcgAAACTATTTCGATCACTCGGGaagattaagttttttttttaaattcctttggaCAAAGTTCAactgaagattttctttcttctaaaatctcttgagtttttcttcaaaaatttgtttaattatatTTCACACTTCacttcaagaaaataattaggaATCAACGCTATTATATAACCACTGGATTattatttcttgcaaaaaaagcaagatgtaatatgaagaaaaaaaattactgcGACTCAGATACTTCCTCTGAAGACTGTTCTATAGGGAAACTCACTGGCTTTGCCATTCCAACTTCTTTTTCAAGATAAATTCAACACTGATAATTCACAAAGGGAAAATGTGATTAACAATTCACACGTGACTGCTTTAGAATCCTGGGTAATTGAACCTGAATATTTGCAAgagcaaaaatattattgaaagaCTCGGATATAACTTCTGTGTGCGCTGTCTAGTAAAGTACTGACTCATTCCCGCGAGCTATAGTGTATGGAGCTTTAACGTGGATGATGCAATAACTAATGCGGATTGAGTGGAGacattttcccccaaaaattcAATGGGAATCGATGTAAGATTTATATATAACTCTATACCGGCTTTGAATTTGCTACtcttctttggaaaatttcccaaaaatagtttaaaagtgcattttattttttatctttcgaAAGTGgggggaaaattctttaaacagCAGTGAGAGACATCTAATGAGAGAGCTTtagctttaaaagctttcacgCGCTACCGCAATAGATGGCGTTAGggacaatatttttattacaaaacgGTTGGAAAAAAGCTCTGCATGTCGTTCTcattgttttctttctttagaattttgcaGACGCACGTGGAGGTGGTCTGTTGTCAACAAATTGTCCATGAATTCTACGAAGGCTAGAGTTGTAAAAGcttcttacaattttctttgaattgcTTCTTCGgtaatttttacaaacttagctttcgtttttctttattgcGAAATGGTCAATGACttgcgaaatattttttttactccctCCTATTTTTCAAATAGAACTAGTTAGTTACAAACCTTATAAagttctaattttaaaatacatttttagaaaaaatcgtTTGCTAAAGACCTAATTCATGAGATAAAATCAtcattcaataattaaaaagtaataattcAATCAATATATTCTACCTTTTTCGTATCTTACTTAGAGCCCTTCTTTAGCTGCTTTCTCCATTGATATATCAATAAATCGGTGTATATTAAGGAGCGCTAATCCGTGTAATCTATTTTCTGTTGTCTGACTTCGAAGGTATGATTTTAAACGCCTGAGGCTCGAGAAAGATCTTTCGCTTGATGCTGTGGAAACAGGGACGGTgacagaaattaaaaaaaaaaatttgatgatCGGGAAGAGAGTTTAATCGTAGATGTTCATAGCGTCTATAAATGAATGTCATAGTGCTATCTTTTTTACAAGATTTGTGCTGAAACCTTTCATGAAAGCAAATTCGCCCATACAGTTGATCTTAGAGGTTTCTTGGAAGCgatatttaaccctttcgcggcCATTAAGTCTTATGTTGAcccaaatgtgaaacattttattatctcGAATTTAATTTGGggcttattcagcgaccaagaaacccttgaaattcgcttgaaattaaaagtaaaaatttcaaagatttgaaGGGTTTTTTGGTCGCTGAACAAGGccctttattttataaaatttctacaTTCAAAATACGTTAAATTTAGGAAGAGGTCAAAGAAGAAGTTTTGACTCCGAAATGATATTCTGAAAGAatcaaaagacaaaatatcgCGATAAGAAGACCCTAAAGTAGTTTCGTAGTAACCGATCTTGAAGATTGGAGCATTATTCTtgcacacaagaaaaaaacaatttatatcattaacataattttatttattgtattctttcaaaaatgaaattaatcgaaaagaatttcaaagcagaaattaacaaattcatgtgaaaataaaacgaTCTAATGGAtgtatttcttttacttttacttttttttcacaaaaatatatatatttttctatttatccaTATTAGTTTTATTCCTTTTAcgtagaaaaagaaaacaaacatttaaaaaattttcttccacaaaaaatgataattatcttacatttttttccaatgatCTATACAtgttttttcatttgaaaaagatttttgttgttaaaattaaaatgtattttcaccACTTTTCTCTTTCGACTATTTactgcaaatattttatacattttttctttcatttttttctcacagcaGTTTATGTGACAATGTCAATTAGAGATAATATATAGAATGAATCCATAACTTTGTTCAGCAACTAAGCATTGCAGGCAATGTGTTTGAGGAAAACAATTCACCATAACTGGGTGAAATGCATCATTCATGCACATTGCGTTCTCTTGCTGAATAAagtttatgtacatacatacctattattctaaatttcttgtttttgttttctcactttttttttgtttaagaagTTATAATAGATAATAGCAAGTggataaatcatttttcaatcatttcactttattttaaaaaaaaaacttcacatATTCACTGCATTAACCAGTAATGCTGCgatttttgtgtgtaaaaaagaatatttttttctcgtaaTTTTGTCataatattgtaatttttcaaaaaaggaatatttcgCATCTAAATTatcttgtttttatttttttttatacatttcatTCTTGCATTAtctggaaattaaatttataactaatatatatatttatatttacgTCTAAAGACAAAGGATTGAGATAAcgtcttcatttttttttttacatgattgatgaaaaaaacttCCTGAAATTCAAGTATTTCTCTCAGTTAATATTATACAcaagttataaattttaatttaaacgaaTTTTCGCCTCCTgatgctcaatttttttctttctttctcactaATTCTGTTGTCTCCTCCTGCCCTCCATCATCTTTCTACACGGCTTTACACCCATCTTTCTGTCTCTTTAACATTGCACCCACGCGCGCACTTAGCCGTCCTCCTTTGGTGGTGTAAACCAGCCTATGGGACCATACgaatgtgttgaaaaaaaagtaccaaagaaaagaaaattaattttctactcATCCCAACCTTCAAAAccatattgaataaatatattattttctttatattttattattgccGCATATCATGTGATCGATTGCGTTTGATTTTAATACGTAAATACATGCCAATATGTaggcatgagaaaaaatataaaattaattgataaaacaaCTTGCCATTTTTCTCATGGATTTGTACAAGTGACTTGAAACTCTGTTGGGCACGTGCTAGGCTATACTGGCTCTGCGACAAAAccttgaaatgaaatttatttatttttaggttaaaaacattaatttttcaatattaattgctgaaaaatttaatttgatatatttttgtcacccaaaatgaatttattgttggtttaaatatttaatttcaattccaattttttttttttcgactagTAACCCAATTTTCCGCATTTGTATgaaatttcttccaaaaaataaacgaaattaaataaataaaacaatatataGGTATGGGTACCTTCGTTGGTCCAAACTGAATACGAGCCTTTCCCTTGACTAGTGTTGCTGCAATTTGCATGATTACGGCTTCAACCGTGTATGCCGAGCTCCATCCTTGCTTCGTTAGCAATTCCATGCAAATTGCTCCACCCACAAGGACGTATCCTCCTGTTCAATGAATTGGatgagataaaaaaaggaCTTTGTGAGAATCAACAAAACAtattgggagcttttttattttcggCAGGGAATTGCACGTTTACAATTTTGTAAAGTGCAAAATAATCAACATTTTAGGACTTGataatgattaaataaaaccaatttattgttaaatataccttctaaaataaaattaaaaataaaaaacttacCAGAAATAATGGGATGCACAACACGTACAAATGGCGGCTCAAATGGATACGTTTCCTTGAACATAATATTCAGCAATATGCTGTCTTTGCCCTCCTTCTCTTTGAGCATGACGAGATCGTTGTGCAGTGGACTATCTGGATCAACAGACATTAGCCGTATATTCCACTCATATATCGAATCATTGACGAGTTCTATAGAATACATGTTGTTTTTGAATGAATCTGAGCGATAAATGTCACGCAGCTCCTTCATTAAACGGTCGGTGGCTTGGACAGATCCAGATACTGAGCcctgcttaatttttttatttttattttaggatgaaaagagaaagagcAACAATAAATCACACAAGTTTCAATAatctttcattcattcatttttttctatttggtGAATTTTATCCATGAAAATCCCCTCATGACACTTTACCATCATAATTCATGACCTTTCTTTTGGCGTATACAATGTATCTATGTAATGTTGTatactcaaaaagaaaatgaaagaaagaaaacaatctTTCGATTCAATATAATGGTTCAGTGtcaattattactttttttctttcttttgtaatACCTTCAGATAATCCTGTCGTTGACTTTGTCGCAGTCTTTCTAATGTTGCTAAATGCTCAACCTCCATCTCGTCCTTTTTCCACAATTGGTGCAAAAgagaataaagtttttttttaaataaaatttctcacaaaactttttaaaaaaatatttttttttactaacttTATTTGTACTACGTCCATCGTCCATCTCTAAAGGCAAATCCTCCTCGGCTTCACTCTCTTGATCACTTTCACCCACAACATCATCCAAATCATCGCCATCTGACTCATTGTCATCAATGGACTGAGCATGTGAGTGTACCGCGGCAGGAGGATCTGGCTGCTGTAGTGGCAATGCCAAGTTATCCAAATCCGGTGGCAAGGGGCAGTTGTGAAGTCGACATAGTTCCCTTATCAATATACCCACCTGATTCACAAGAGAAAcacacaaacaaacaaaaaataaatgaccACATTGCCCCTTTAGTCCATCAT from Lutzomyia longipalpis isolate SR_M1_2022 chromosome 1, ASM2433408v1 encodes:
- the LOC129786102 gene encoding ubiquitin-conjugating enzyme E2 Q2 isoform X1, whose product is MACLNTLKLEIKTLEQTFTKAHERFQIMNASVDELTCRFIGKNGKRYDIHANITETYPSTPPVWFAESEETSVTNAVQILSNTHGRDNHVINQVGILIRELCRLHNCPLPPDLDNLALPLQQPDPPAAVHSHAQSIDDNESDGDDLDDVVGESDQESEAEEDLPLEMDDGRSTNKDEMEVEHLATLERLRQSQRQDYLKQGSVSGSVQATDRLMKELRDIYRSDSFKNNMYSIELVNDSIYEWNIRLMSVDPDSPLHNDLVMLKEKEGKDSILLNIMFKETYPFEPPFVRVVHPIISGGYVLVGGAICMELLTKQGWSSAYTVEAVIMQIAATLVKGKARIQFGPTKVLSQSQYSLARAQQSFKSLVQIHEKNGWFTPPKEDG
- the LOC129786102 gene encoding ubiquitin-conjugating enzyme E2 Q2 isoform X2; protein product: MACLNTLKLEIKTLEQTFTKAHERFQIMNASVDELTCRFIGKNGKRYDIHANITETYPSTPPVWFAESEETSVTNAVQILSNTHGRDNHVINQVGILIRELCRLHNCPLPPDLDNLALPLQQPDPPAAVHSHAQSIDDNESDGDDLDDVVGESDQESEAEEDLPLEMDDGRSTNKDEMEVEHLATLERLRQSQRQDYLKGSVSGSVQATDRLMKELRDIYRSDSFKNNMYSIELVNDSIYEWNIRLMSVDPDSPLHNDLVMLKEKEGKDSILLNIMFKETYPFEPPFVRVVHPIISGGYVLVGGAICMELLTKQGWSSAYTVEAVIMQIAATLVKGKARIQFGPTKVLSQSQYSLARAQQSFKSLVQIHEKNGWFTPPKEDG